The Allorhodopirellula heiligendammensis genome includes a window with the following:
- a CDS encoding alpha/beta hydrolase, with amino-acid sequence MKSILDDPAISGRYLFPQDRNVDDPFWVKADGAELACYHRIVDAEALTVIHFHGNGEAVADYVPFMADVFTDLGLNSLFVEYREYGGSIGHAELVAMLGDGEAAMNAAGVVAEKAIVFGRSMGSLYAIELAHRQPAIAGLIIESGIADPAERFLTSADLKSAAFAEADVRSEVKRYFDHKKKMSGYTNPLLTLHTENDGMIDISHAERNHKWAGSRQKQLVRFPRGNHNTIFGANGKEYLAAVSSFARSVRE; translated from the coding sequence ATGAAGAGCATACTGGACGATCCAGCGATCAGCGGTCGCTACTTGTTTCCACAGGATCGCAACGTTGATGACCCTTTCTGGGTAAAAGCCGATGGTGCGGAGTTGGCGTGCTATCACAGGATCGTCGACGCCGAGGCACTTACGGTGATTCACTTCCACGGCAACGGTGAAGCCGTTGCTGACTACGTGCCGTTCATGGCGGACGTGTTCACTGACTTGGGGCTGAACTCTCTTTTTGTCGAGTATCGAGAATACGGCGGATCGATCGGACACGCAGAACTCGTTGCGATGCTCGGCGATGGCGAAGCCGCAATGAACGCGGCTGGCGTTGTCGCAGAGAAAGCGATCGTGTTTGGACGTTCAATGGGGTCGCTCTATGCGATTGAATTGGCACATCGTCAGCCGGCTATTGCGGGTCTGATCATCGAAAGCGGCATCGCCGATCCTGCCGAGCGATTCCTGACTTCCGCTGATCTGAAATCGGCTGCATTCGCTGAGGCCGATGTTCGCTCCGAGGTCAAGCGATACTTCGATCACAAGAAGAAGATGTCAGGATACACGAACCCGCTGCTGACTCTTCACACCGAAAACGACGGCATGATCGACATCTCTCACGCCGAACGCAACCACAAGTGGGCAGGGTCACGCCAGAAGCAACTTGTTCGATTCCCTCGTGGGAACCACAACACGATCTTTGGTGCGAATGGAAAGGAATACTTGGCTGCGGTTAGCAGTTTCGCGAGGAGCGTCCGAGAATAG